The DNA segment AACTGGGCCACGCGAGTCAAAAAAGAATACGGTGCCCAACTTTTTCGGGGTCATGGTAGCAACAAGTTCAAACTCTCTACCACATTCCATCGTCAAAATAGAGCGAGACTGGAGCGCTACACGGAGAACACTTTACAAGATTTTCGCCTTCACGCAGAAGCTGTAACTGGTTTACGCTTTAATATGCGCGATGGCGACGAATACGGAATTCTTCTGGGATTGGCCCAACATCATGGGCTCCCTACCCCTCTTCTGGATTGGACGATGTCACCGTACATCGCAGCTTTTTTTGCTTTTTCAGACGCTCTGGAGAACTCTAGAATTGATGCCACTCATGTTCGTGTCTATTGCCTCACCCGTGAGTTCCTAAAAATCACTAGTCCGTACGTTATAAACATAGCTAGCATGGTGCCTTATATATCTATGCTATCGATTTCAGCTCGCCACAATCCGCGCCTGCATGCTCAGCAAGGAAGGTTCATGGTGACAAACGTTGAGGAAATTGAAGAGGCAATTTGCTATTGGCAAGTCACTAGTACCCGGCCATATTTGCTCGCCGCTGACATTCCTATAGACTGCGCTCGTGAAGCGCTGGAAGACCTCGCGTACATGGGAATCACCCCGGCAACACTTTTCCCTGGTCTGGATGGGGTGTGTAGGACACTGAAACATCAAATGATGTTCGCCAATTTGTTACCCGCAGAGGGCAGTAGCGACCCCGCACCCATTCCTATCAGTACGAAGCCGGTAAATTAAACGTCTGATTGACCCCATGCAGTTGGGCACCCTCGCAGTCAGTTCAACACGTCAGAAACGAGCCAGAAGGGCTTCGCGCCCATCTTGCGCGTGCGGGGAAACCCGCGCTGCTCGATTAGTGCGCGAAGGGTGTTTTCCACTATGCCGAGCTCTTCCAATAGCTGGGCTTTGTTGAAAATCAATTTCTTCATCAGGCCCCCGCCTGGAATGCGGAAATCACCTGTACGAACAGCATGGCCGCGGGCGGATCAATCGGAGCGATTGCGTGGCGGCTGTCCACCGCCTCGATGTTGTGGGCCGCGCTCATGCTGCACCGCCGATCAGCAGCGCGCCGACAGCGGCGGGTTTGAGCCAGTATCCGGTGCAGTAGTCGCCCTCGCAGCGCTCACAGTGGGCGCAGTTGCAGCCGAGGTCGGTTTCCAACAGCCAGTGGCGACCGTCCTCCGCCACGAACTCGTGCGGGCCGTCGTGCCCCTCGGGCAGCACGCATCCGTACTTGTCCCTCGCGGCCGGGTGTCCGTCGCTGTGGATGTTGGCGTTGCGCAGGCTGATGATGCTCTTTGTACATACGCTCATCCGTGCAGCCGGCGCCTTCGCAGGATGTGGTTTTTCTTCTTCGGCACGCCGCCCCGGATGCGGCCCTGCTCGGAGCGCGCTGCGGCCAGGGCATCACTCCAGCTCATGCAAGTTGCGCTTCAATCGCCGACTTGTCGATAACGGACCAGACCCGGGCGATCTTGCCATCGCGCAGTTCGTAGAACACGTTCTCCGAAAACACGACCCTCTTGCCATTCACCGGCAGGCCCAGGAACTCGCCCTGGGGCGAGCAGTTGAACCCCAGCCGGCTCCCCACACAATCCACATCGGCGACCAGCAACTCCACTTCGTAGCGAAGATCCGGAATCGTGGCGAAGTCGTTTTCCAGCATCGCCCGATAGCCCGCCAGGCCGAGCGGGCGGTGGTTGTGGTGCACGTCGGCGTGAACGAAGTCGCCCAGCCGGGACCAGTCCTGCGCGTTGAGGCAGGCGATGTATGCGAGGTAGAAGTCTTTGATGCGGGTCGCCTGCAATTGCGCTCTCCAAAGCGTTTTCGTTCATCTCACTGATCCATCTTCGCACCGGATCGCATGGCGTCCCGGCGGGCTCAAGATGACTTGGGCGAACGCATCTACATCCTCAACTCTGCCAGCAAATCACTGGTCGTCGCCGCCTCCAGCAGCTCGCGCGTGTAGGGCTGCTGCGGCCGGTCGAAGATGTCGGCCACGCTGCCTTCTTCGATGATGCGGCCGTTTGCCATCACGACGATGCGGTCGGCGATCTCGGACACCACGGCCAGGTTGTGCGAGATGAACAGGCAGCCGAAGCCGCGCTCGGCCTGCAGGCGCCTGAAAAGCTCCAGCACCTGCTTCTGGATGGTCATGTCCAGGGCCGACACGGGCTCGTCGGCCACCACGAAGGCGGGCTTGCGCACCAGGGCGCGCGCAATCGCCACGCGCTGGCGCTGGCCGCCCGAGAGCGCATGCGGAAAGCGCTCGCCAAACCCTGCCAGGCCCACCTCGGCCAGCATGGCATCCACCGTGACCTGCAGCGCGCCCTGCGTGAGCGGCGGGCCGTGGCGCAGCGGTTCGGCCACGATGTCGCGCACGCGCTGCCGTGGATCCAGCGAAGAATACGGGTCCTGGAACACCAGCTGGCAGGCCAGGCGGAATTCGCGCCGGCCCGCGGCATGGCCCCCTCCCAGCGGCGTGCCACGAAAGCACACTTCGCCGCCCGCGATGGGCAGCAGGCCGATCATGGCGCGGCCCAGCGTGGTC comes from the Paracidovorax avenae ATCC 19860 genome and includes:
- a CDS encoding FRG domain-containing protein, whose product is MTQLLGKIHTQDRILDSMICIDSDLKTEAAIHWWEYPLNNPRMIIVELDWEGNQAKMTPRVMLDTDSQYGSIFIKQLTGKELTDFLSYRGTLIRHPDTSMTAVWEGANWDRGTAEWAPRKSGATVKLSKCNTWDEFTNWATRVKKEYGAQLFRGHGSNKFKLSTTFHRQNRARLERYTENTLQDFRLHAEAVTGLRFNMRDGDEYGILLGLAQHHGLPTPLLDWTMSPYIAAFFAFSDALENSRIDATHVRVYCLTREFLKITSPYVINIASMVPYISMLSISARHNPRLHAQQGRFMVTNVEEIEEAICYWQVTSTRPYLLAADIPIDCAREALEDLAYMGITPATLFPGLDGVCRTLKHQMMFANLLPAEGSSDPAPIPISTKPVN
- a CDS encoding ester cyclase, translating into MQATRIKDFYLAYIACLNAQDWSRLGDFVHADVHHNHRPLGLAGYRAMLENDFATIPDLRYEVELLVADVDCVGSRLGFNCSPQGEFLGLPVNGKRVVFSENVFYELRDGKIARVWSVIDKSAIEAQLA